In one Sphingobacterium daejeonense genomic region, the following are encoded:
- a CDS encoding thiamine pyrophosphate-dependent enzyme, translating into MAKIVAEQLVEMLVEAGVKRIYAVTGDSLNYFNEAIRKDGRIQWVHVRHEEAGAYAAAAEAELDGIACCAGSCGPGHVHLINGVYEAHRAHVPMIVIASTIPTYQMGMGYFQETNTYKLFDDCSGYNQLVTTPEQAPRIFQSAIQHAISQKGVAVIGLPGDVSEMKAKETHTSTQIFRCNPLIRPSDHELQNIADLINKAKKITIYAGIGAAGAREELKLLAHKLKAPVGYSFRGKMNAQLEAPYDVGMTGLLGLPSCYQAMKEAEVLILLGTDMPYDEFMPMDNKIIQIDTAEERLGRRCKLDIGAVGDIKETIKALLPLLNGCVDNAFVDSFGKFYKKVEESLNEYVDDTGEKDAIQPEFVADVLNQHASPNAIFTVDTGMCCVWGARYIQQTGDRKLLGSFNHGSMANAMPMAIGAALAHPERQVIAMCGDGGLSMMTGDLATIRQYNLPVKLIVFNNRTLGMVKLEMQVAGLVDNQTDMLNPDFSRLSEAYGIPALNIHNPNEVAGAISEALRVDGPFLLNIFTNPSALAMPAHITPSQVMGMTESMGKLLLGGRMDEVFDTIKSNYKHLKGMF; encoded by the coding sequence ATGGCTAAAATAGTAGCGGAGCAATTAGTAGAGATGTTGGTAGAAGCTGGCGTAAAAAGAATTTATGCAGTTACCGGTGATAGTTTAAATTATTTCAATGAAGCAATACGTAAAGACGGCAGAATACAATGGGTTCATGTAAGGCATGAAGAGGCCGGTGCTTATGCAGCTGCCGCGGAAGCAGAACTCGATGGAATTGCATGCTGTGCTGGTAGCTGTGGACCTGGGCACGTACATTTAATCAATGGCGTCTATGAAGCGCATAGAGCGCATGTACCTATGATCGTAATTGCCTCAACTATTCCAACCTATCAAATGGGAATGGGTTATTTTCAGGAAACAAATACATATAAACTCTTTGATGACTGTAGTGGATATAACCAACTGGTTACCACCCCTGAACAAGCACCAAGGATATTCCAATCTGCCATTCAGCATGCTATATCGCAAAAAGGTGTCGCAGTAATTGGACTTCCTGGCGATGTTTCAGAAATGAAAGCAAAAGAAACGCATACTTCAACTCAGATATTTCGATGCAATCCCCTGATCAGACCGTCGGATCATGAACTTCAAAATATAGCAGACCTCATAAATAAAGCCAAGAAAATCACAATTTATGCAGGTATCGGAGCAGCAGGAGCCCGTGAAGAATTGAAATTACTAGCTCATAAACTTAAGGCACCTGTTGGTTACAGCTTCAGAGGAAAGATGAATGCCCAATTGGAAGCTCCTTATGATGTTGGAATGACTGGCCTTCTAGGACTACCATCCTGCTACCAAGCGATGAAGGAAGCTGAGGTACTAATTTTATTAGGTACAGATATGCCTTATGACGAGTTTATGCCTATGGATAATAAAATCATCCAAATCGACACTGCCGAAGAAAGGTTGGGACGCAGGTGTAAACTGGATATTGGAGCAGTTGGTGACATCAAGGAAACAATAAAAGCATTGCTTCCCCTCTTAAATGGCTGTGTAGACAATGCTTTTGTAGATTCATTCGGTAAATTCTATAAAAAAGTAGAAGAAAGCCTGAATGAATACGTAGATGATACGGGTGAAAAGGATGCCATTCAACCAGAATTTGTAGCTGATGTTTTAAATCAGCACGCTAGCCCTAATGCAATATTTACAGTTGACACTGGCATGTGCTGCGTTTGGGGAGCTAGATATATTCAACAAACCGGCGACCGCAAATTATTGGGATCCTTCAATCACGGTAGTATGGCAAATGCAATGCCTATGGCCATTGGTGCCGCTCTTGCTCATCCTGAAAGACAAGTAATTGCAATGTGTGGAGATGGAGGCTTATCCATGATGACGGGAGACCTGGCAACAATCAGACAATATAATTTACCGGTTAAACTTATCGTCTTTAATAATAGAACCCTGGGAATGGTAAAACTGGAAATGCAAGTAGCTGGTTTAGTCGACAATCAAACAGATATGTTAAACCCTGACTTCTCTCGATTATCCGAAGCATATGGTATTCCTGCACTTAATATTCACAACCCTAATGAGGTTGCTGGCGCAATATCCGAAGCACTGCGAGTGGATGGACCTTTCCTATTGAATATCTTCACTAATCCAAGCGCCCTGGCCATGCCTGCGCACATTACCCCTAGTCAAGTGATGGGAATGACCGAAAGTATGGGTAAACTCCTGCTCGGTGGAAGAATGGACGAAGTATTTGACACCATAAAATCAAATTATAAACACCTTAAAGGAATGTTTTAG